The following coding sequences lie in one Oncorhynchus kisutch isolate 150728-3 linkage group LG3, Okis_V2, whole genome shotgun sequence genomic window:
- the LOC109879619 gene encoding adhesion G protein-coupled receptor A2-like translates to MIVPGVGIPLPERLLLMLVLLSVSESRLTQACPGLITSGCSCTDDRSKAHSTQTVRKRVRCGNEELSETPESGLLPNQTVTLILSNNRIRVLRNGSFIGLYALEKLDLRSNLISTIMPGAFQSLSALRKLDLSNNRIGCLTPDMFQGLTNLTKLNLSGNILSTLDSGVFQELHSLKQVNFNSDFLSCDCGLRWVPGYFPTSTASLGDETVCAYPKSLHGKPLRGLRESQLSCDGPLELHTLSLLPSQRQVVFKGDRMPFHCTAALVDKITAMHWRHNGQLVTSDPEQGVSLEASVVHDCTFITSELILSNVHVEASGEWECVVATGRGNTSRSVEIVVLENSASFCPEERVTNNRGEFKWQKTLAGITSYQFCLQLRYPSLSMGGGVVQKQASRYCDRLGSWEEGDYDNCLYTNDITRVLHTFILMPINASNAATLARQVRTYTVEASGFTDTMDVMYVAQMMEKFMEYIRPLRELSEMLVDMGSNLMQVDDQILAHAQREKRACSSIVHSLETLAWPQLHSHAQDLSMISRNIVMEAHLIRPAHFTGMSCTAYQRRETLLGNLGMEGAEPTHEQQLRFRCTTGTHNTSLNNFPMKNAVALASVVLPASLFPPDAPSDCKLQFVVFRTGRFFPFSGNSNGPGEHVRRHSINSPVVYVGLDGCSLWNHSEAILVSLRHLTPGSEPVAAHWSLQALLQKQGGWSQEGCQLAHTDSATSTLRCSVLSNYAVLQEVPDFPHSPPMSVRVLHPVVYTCTAILLLCLFTIIITHILHHSSINISRKSWHTLLNTCFHIAMTTAVYTGGITLTSYPMVCQAVGIALHYSSLSTLLWIGVSARVLYKESVWRIPRQPEGESTVPATQRPMLRFYLIAGGVPLIVCGITAAVNVNNYGDNNPYCWLVWRPSLGAFFVPAGLAVLVTWIYFLCTVFRLRHRVSKECPRFSLSSPVPESQPALGGSTSLLSTDSVVGTIHAALTPEDQYTLKVQFLVLVATHFLFLALWSCGAMAMWLTGRSSLLFSCLYGVAATVLGVFLVVHHCFRRLDVQASWLRCCPGNRLSQPIPVYTHTCTTVSGVQTTSEQGSQIFIGCHPPGDPHNTSSARSSSTPSGISSVGPGPCKLTNLLQVAQENTNNATRAPAGINTSTSTDNNNKQANNLLPTLGSVAPVQPQRRKVSGRTKQGSSQYHHRGEGRGHYRLKAMRTGGGGGSMGALGPTGIEQHNTAHPAHKQATSENGSLHHSHSESPASPLTNGNGRRVGGTVTTSPSEGSDGGSSGSRKPFPLLPSVASRVAMQGNRCSASRDNLKLAVAAEREAKRCSYPLNSITTTVPGAAPNGIIKSSVIELELDTSCTDHSQSSVGMKSMWKSETTV, encoded by the exons AGACCTCAGGAGCAACCTCATCAGCACCATCATGCCTGGAGCCTTCCAAAGTTTATCTGCTCTTCGGAAGCT TGACCTGTCCAACAACCGCATCGGCTGCTTGACTCCCGACATGTTCCAGGGACTCACCAACCTCACCAAACT GAACCTCTCTGGAAACATCTTATCTACCTTGGACTCGGGGGTCTTTCAGGAGCTCCACTCTCTTAAGCAAGT GAACTTCAACTCTGACTTCCTGTCATGTGACTGTGGGCTGCGCTGGGTGCCAGGTTACTTTCCTACCAGTACAGCGTCGCTGGGGGACGAGACCGTCTGTGCCTATCCCAAAAGCCTCCATGGAAAGCCTCTGCGTGGACTGAGGGAAAGTCAGCTGAGCTGTG ATGGGCCTCTGGAGCTGCACACCCTGTCTCTCCTGCCCTCCCAGCGCCAGGTGGTCTTCAAGGGGGACCGAATGCCCTTCCACTGCACTGCCGCCCTGGTGGACAAAATCACTGCGATGCACTGGCGCCACAACGGCCAGCTGGTGACCTCTGATCCTGAACAGGGCGTCAGTCTGGAGGCCAGCGTGGTGCATGACTGCACCTTCATCACCAG TGAGCTCATCCTGTCCAACGTGCATGTGGAGGCCagtggagagtgggagtgtgTGGTGGCCACTGGGCGGGGCAACACTTCCCGCAGTGTGGAGATAGTGGTGCTGGAGAACAGTGCCTCCTTCTGTCCGGAGGAGAGAGTCACTAACAACCGGGGGGAGTTCAA GTGGCAGAAGACCCTGGCAGGTATCACCTCCTACCAGTTCTGTCTCCAGCTGCGCTACCCCTCCCTGTCCATGGGGGGTGGTGTGGTGCAGAAGCAGGCATCACGCTACTGTGACCGCTTAGGGAGCTGGGAGGAGGGAGACTATGACAACTGTCTCTACACTAACGACATCACACGGGTCCTACACACCTTCATCCTG ATGCCCATCAATGCCTCTAATGCGGCCACTCTGGCACGTCAGGTGCGTACCTACACTGTGGAGGCATCCGGCTTCACTGACACCATGGACGTGATGTACGTGGCCCAGATGATGGAGAAATTCATGGAATATATCCGACCACTGAGAGAG cTGTCAGAGATGCTGGTGGACATGGGCAGTAACCTGATGCAGGTGGATGATCAGATCTTGGCCcatgcccagagagagaagagagcctgCAGCTCCATAGTCCACTCTCTGGAGACCCTGGCCTGGCCCCAGCTCCACAGCCATGCTCAGGACCTCTCCATG ATCTCCAGGAACATTGTGATGGAGGCCCACCTTATCCGTCCGGCCCACTTCACTGGAATGAGCTGCACAGCCTACCAACGCAGGGAGACGTTGTTAGGCAACCTGGGCATGGAGGGGGCAGAGCCCACCCACGAACAGCAGCTCCGCTTCCGCTGCACCACTGGCACCCACAACACCTCCCTAAACAACTTCCCCATGAAG aATGCTGTAGCCCTGGCCTCTGTGGTTCTTCCTGCCTCTCTGTTCCCCCCGGACGCCCCGTCAGACTGTAAGCTCCAGTTTGTGGTGTTCCGTACAGGGAGGTTCTTCCCTTTCTCTGGGAACTCCAACGGTCCTGGAGAGCACGTCCGCAGACACAGTATCAACAGCCCAGTGGTCTACGTAGGCTTGG ACGGGTGCAGTCTGTGGAACCACTCGGAGGCTATCCTGGTGTCCCTGCGTCACTTGACCCCAGGCAGCGAGCCTGTGGCGGCCCACTGGAGCTTACAAGCACTGCTGCAGAAGCAGGGGGGGTGGAGCCAGGAGGGCTGCCAACTAGCCCACACGGACTCTGCCACCTCCACCCTGCGCTGCTCTGTGCTCAGCAACTACGCTGTGTTGCAG GAGGTTCCTGACTTCCCCCACTCCCCACCCATGTCAGTGAGGGTGCTCCACCCTGTGGTTTACACCTGTACTGCaatcctcctcctctgcctcttcaccatcatcatcacacacatactacacCACAG tTCTATAAATATATCCAGAAAGAGCTGGCACACCTTACTCAATACCTGCTTCCACATCGCTATGACCACAGCTGTGTACACAGGAGGCATCACCCTGACCAGCTACCCAATGGTGTGCCAGGCA GTGGGCATCGCTCTACACTACTCCTCCTTGTCTACTCTGCTGTGGATCGGTGTCAGCGCCAGAGTCCTCTACAAAGAGTCTGTCTGGAGGATACCACGACAACCAGAGGGAGAGTCTACTGTTCCCGCTACTCAGCGGCCTATGCTCAG GTTCTATCTAATAGCTGGTGGTGTTCCTCTCATCGTATGTGGCATCACAGCAGCTGTCAACGTCAACAACTATGGGGACAACAACCCTTA CTGCTGGTTGGTGTGGCGGCCCAGTTTGGGGGCCTTCTTTGTCCCCGCAGGCTTGGCGGTATTGGTGACCTGGATCTATTTCCTGTGCACTGTGTTTCGCCTGAGGCACCGGGTGTCCAAAGAGTGCCCAAGAttctccctgtcctcccctgtgCCTGAGAGCCAGCCAGCCCTGGGTGGCAGCACCAGCCTCCTGTCCACAGACTCTGTGGTGGGGACCATACATGCTGCGTTGACCCCAGAGGACCAGTACACCCTGAAGGTGCAGTTCCTGGTGCTGGTGGCCACCCACTTCCTGTTCCTGGCCCTGTGGAGCTGTGGAGCCATGGCCATGTGGCTGACAGGGCGCAGCAGCCTATTGTTCAGCTGTCTCTATGGAGTAGCTGCCACCGTGTTGGGGGTGTTCCTGGTGGTCCACCACTGCTTCCGACGCCTGGACGTGCAGGCCTCCTGGCTAAGGTGTTGTCCAGGAAATCGGCTCTCCCAGCCCATACCAGTCTACACGCACACCTGCACCACTGTGAGTGGGGTGCAGACCACCTCTGAACAGGGATCCCAGATCTTCATTGGCTGCCATCCTCCAGGGGATCCCCACAACACCTCATCAGCCAGGTCCTCCTCCACCCCCAGTGGGATCAGCAGTGTGGGCCCTGGGCCCTGCAAACTTACCAACCTGCTGCAGGTGGCACAAGAAAATACCAACAATGCCACTCGTGCCCCAGCAGGCATCAACACCAGCACCAGTACAGACAATAACAACAAGCAAGCTAACAACCTGCTGCCCACACTAGGCTCTGTAGCCCCTGTCCAGcctcagaggaggaaggtcaGTGGCAGAACTAAACAAGGGAGCAGTCAGTATCACCACCGAGGTGAAGGCAGAGGTCACTACCGTCTCAAAGCCATGAGGACTGGTGGGGGAGGGGGCAGTATGGGAGCACTGGGACCTACAGGTATAGAGCAGCACAACACTGCCCATCCAGCCCACAAACAGGCCACTAGTGAGAATGGCAGTCTCCATCACAGCCACTCTGAAAGCCCAGCCAGCCCGCTAACCAACGGTAACGGTAGAAGAGTGGGGGGGACAGTGACCACCAGCCCCTCAGAGGGTAGCGACGGGGGCAGCAGCGGCAGCCGTAAGCCCTTCCCACTACTCCCCTCTGTGGCCAGCAGGGTGGCCATGCAAGGTAATAGGTGCAGCGCCAGCCGAGACAATCTGAAACTGGCAGTGGCTGCAGAGCGGGAAGCTAAGCGCTGCTCCTACCCTCTGAACAGTATCACTACCACTGTGCCAGGGGCTGCCCCTAACGGCATCATCAAGAGCTCTGTGATAGAGCTGGAATTGGACACAAGTTGTACAGACCATTCCCAGAGCTCTGTGGGCATGAAAAGTATGTGGAAGAGTGAAACTACAGTGTGA